In Anaerolineales bacterium, the following proteins share a genomic window:
- the gntE gene encoding guanitoxin biosynthesis PLP-dependent transaminase GntE — protein MFGSKTQALQKRAMEVIPLGVNSNFRFWGEGITPYVEKAKGAHLWDVDGKKYIDYRMAFGPIILGHSYDEVDQKVIEEIQRGLLFAMTGELEVAVAEMIVEMAPAVEMVRLACSGTEATMHAIRVARAYSGRDIILKFEGNYHGMHDHALWSTYAPVDAYGNFRSPIPVPGSSGIPKSMREFIITLPFNDFEGFERVMRSYGEQIAAVITEPCQGNCAAINPQEGFLQLIRKKTEEYGCVFILDEVKTGFRIANGGAQEYYGIKPDLATYAKALGNGYPVAAFGGKREIMSIIGHGVAVGGTYTNNKPGVAGAYATLSLLKSKPILKTIAQRGQRLMDGLKDIFEENDIPVVMTGYPAMFSFSLGVDKVTNQREWAKSDHDLYLHLTEKAIERGVMPDHDAREPWFLCYSHTDADVDETLNVYAEIVKSVKG, from the coding sequence ATGTTCGGTTCAAAGACGCAGGCATTGCAGAAGCGCGCGATGGAGGTGATTCCGCTTGGAGTCAACTCCAATTTTCGGTTTTGGGGCGAGGGGATCACCCCGTACGTCGAGAAAGCCAAAGGGGCGCATTTGTGGGACGTGGACGGCAAGAAATACATTGATTATCGCATGGCGTTTGGTCCGATCATTTTGGGGCATTCGTACGATGAAGTTGATCAGAAAGTGATCGAAGAAATTCAGCGTGGACTGCTCTTTGCGATGACAGGCGAATTGGAAGTTGCCGTCGCTGAGATGATCGTCGAGATGGCTCCCGCTGTCGAGATGGTACGACTCGCCTGTTCAGGCACCGAAGCGACGATGCACGCCATCCGTGTGGCACGGGCGTACAGTGGGCGGGATATTATTCTGAAGTTCGAAGGCAATTATCATGGAATGCACGACCATGCGTTATGGTCCACCTACGCGCCAGTCGATGCATATGGCAATTTTCGTAGTCCCATCCCTGTACCAGGGTCGTCGGGCATACCAAAATCCATGCGGGAGTTCATCATAACGTTGCCTTTCAACGACTTTGAAGGCTTCGAGCGAGTCATGCGTTCGTACGGCGAACAGATTGCGGCGGTCATTACCGAACCGTGTCAGGGCAACTGCGCGGCGATCAATCCGCAGGAGGGATTCCTGCAACTCATCCGCAAGAAGACCGAGGAATATGGCTGTGTCTTTATTCTTGATGAAGTGAAGACGGGATTCCGAATCGCAAACGGCGGCGCTCAGGAATATTATGGAATCAAGCCCGATCTGGCGACGTACGCCAAGGCGTTGGGCAATGGTTACCCTGTAGCTGCGTTCGGCGGCAAACGCGAGATCATGTCCATCATCGGGCATGGGGTTGCGGTTGGCGGGACGTACACGAACAACAAGCCTGGCGTCGCGGGCGCGTATGCGACGCTCAGTCTGCTGAAATCGAAACCGATTCTCAAAACAATCGCTCAGCGCGGACAACGTCTCATGGATGGCTTGAAGGATATTTTTGAAGAGAACGATATCCCCGTTGTAATGACTGGTTATCCCGCCATGTTCTCGTTCTCATTGGGCGTTGACAAAGTGACGAACCAGCGCGAATGGGCGAAGAGCGACCATGACCTGTACCTTCATCTCACCGAAAAAGCCATCGAGCGTGGCGTCATGCCCGACCACGATGCGCGTGAGCCGTGGTTTTTGTGTTACTCCCATACCGACGCGGATGTTGATGAGACGTTGAATGTGTATGCGGAGATTGTGAAATCGGTCAAAGGTTAG
- a CDS encoding Lrp/AsnC family transcriptional regulator, with the protein MYEFDKIDVKIVNLLLEDGRMSASELARRIGDISERAIRYRIERMIDADVIRISAVIRPEAFGLTIKADVWLEVESDLILEVAKKMAEFENVTYVACAIGQNDISIQVVAKDTAEIYHFVTEVVRKVRGVRKTTTSIVPLVLKDVYQWRVPENIFREISEKETI; encoded by the coding sequence ATGTACGAATTCGACAAAATAGACGTGAAGATCGTCAATCTGCTCCTTGAAGATGGGCGCATGTCCGCTTCGGAGTTGGCGCGGCGCATCGGCGACATCTCGGAGCGAGCCATTCGCTATCGCATTGAGCGGATGATTGACGCGGATGTGATCCGCATCAGCGCGGTGATTCGACCTGAGGCGTTTGGGCTGACCATCAAAGCGGACGTGTGGCTTGAGGTGGAGTCGGATTTGATTTTGGAAGTGGCGAAGAAGATGGCGGAGTTCGAGAATGTGACGTATGTGGCGTGCGCCATCGGGCAGAACGACATCAGTATTCAGGTGGTGGCGAAGGATACGGCAGAAATTTATCATTTCGTGACCGAGGTGGTGCGAAAAGTGCGCGGCGTGCGGAAGACGACGACTTCGATCGTGCCGTTGGTGTTGAAGGATGTCTATCAATGGCGCGTGCCTGAAAATATTTTTCGAGAGATTTCGGAGAAAGAAACAATTTAA
- a CDS encoding S1 RNA-binding domain-containing protein, which yields MTTPDLAPATALEPKTKLSGKILKTTLAGALVDVGQNIPGVLHISQLSKDSVNKVEDVVKEGQTVDVWVRRVKKDRIELTMIEPLKYDWKELEPEMIVKGKVIRLETYGAFVEIGAERPAMIHVSELTQGYVKSPSEVVKEGEEVEAKILNVDRKKKQIKLSMKALQPEIEEFKPAREEKKGKRAHKKETVEVVEQEEPKEPELTPMQIAWQEAMNKSNGNKTFKVRHSKSGVSAEREDILNRTLEKRLPTGG from the coding sequence ATGACAACACCAGACCTCGCGCCTGCAACGGCGCTCGAACCCAAAACAAAACTCAGCGGAAAAATTTTGAAGACCACACTCGCAGGCGCGCTCGTGGATGTTGGACAAAACATTCCAGGCGTTTTGCACATTTCACAACTCAGCAAAGATTCGGTGAATAAAGTGGAAGACGTTGTGAAGGAAGGACAGACTGTGGATGTGTGGGTGCGCCGCGTGAAGAAAGACCGCATCGAGTTGACGATGATCGAGCCGCTCAAATATGATTGGAAAGAACTAGAGCCTGAGATGATCGTCAAAGGCAAAGTGATTCGACTCGAAACGTACGGCGCGTTCGTCGAGATCGGTGCGGAACGTCCCGCGATGATTCACGTGAGCGAGTTGACGCAAGGCTATGTGAAGTCGCCGAGCGAAGTGGTAAAAGAGGGCGAAGAAGTCGAAGCGAAGATCCTGAATGTGGACCGCAAGAAAAAGCAAATCAAGTTGAGCATGAAAGCCCTACAACCCGAGATCGAAGAATTCAAGCCTGCGCGCGAAGAAAAGAAAGGCAAGCGCGCGCACAAGAAGGAAACGGTTGAGGTTGTTGAACAGGAAGAACCGAAGGAACCCGAGTTGACCCCAATGCAAATCGCATGGCAGGAAGCCATGAACAAGTCGAACGGCAATAAGACATTTAAAGTACGTCACTCGAAATCAGGCGTTTCTGCGGAACGGGAAGACATCCTCAACCGCACGCTCGAGAAACGCCTCCCCACTGGCGGATAA
- a CDS encoding AMP-binding protein, with product MTTFPARLQSLHARTPDRVALTLQFSNGDDLPITNYQLLLGASSYARAFASAGIKPGEVIVLILQHGEDLVYAFWGAILHGAIPSIMPFLTEKLSPERYRADLSALISVTQPAAIVTYPEFESEVRSALKEGDSVREVVVSNAIEKADALDFESLAGFQRKPEDIAILQHSSGTTGLQKGVALSHQAVFNQLDAYGKALNLTENDVIVSWLPLYHDMGLIAGFIMPILSSVHLVLQSPFDWVRAPYKLMHAVTKYRGTLSWLPNFAYNFCTQKIRDRHLEGVDLSTWRAVINCSEPVRSESRLAFYEKFKSRGLKREALQTSYAMAENVFAVTQSPLMGEPTVLAVDREAFMSERVAKLIDEANLGGNSNSAMKMMSSGRPLENVQVKVLDENRNELPERTIGELALKSDCMLTGYYHRDDATQQAFHDGWYLTGDYGFISDGEVYVSGRKKDMIIVGGRNVYPQDLESLTYEVAGVHAGRSVAFGMYNEEEGTEEVVVIAEVDSDDPAEQQKIADAIRQHVTKNSAVALRYVKAVDPKWILKTSSGKTARSANKEKFLRELNG from the coding sequence ATGACGACATTCCCCGCCCGATTACAATCGCTTCACGCGCGGACCCCGGACCGGGTCGCGCTCACCTTACAATTCTCCAACGGGGATGATTTACCAATTACGAATTACCAATTACTCCTTGGCGCCAGTTCCTATGCGCGTGCTTTCGCATCTGCTGGGATAAAACCTGGCGAAGTCATCGTGCTGATTCTCCAGCATGGAGAGGACTTGGTCTACGCTTTCTGGGGCGCGATCCTGCACGGGGCAATTCCCTCCATCATGCCGTTCCTCACGGAGAAATTATCGCCCGAACGTTATCGCGCGGATCTGTCCGCGCTGATTTCGGTAACACAGCCTGCTGCAATTGTTACTTATCCAGAATTTGAATCGGAAGTCCGTTCCGCGTTGAAGGAAGGGGATTCGGTTCGTGAAGTGGTCGTTTCCAACGCAATTGAAAAGGCTGATGCGTTGGATTTCGAATCGCTCGCGGGCTTCCAACGCAAACCTGAAGATATCGCCATTCTTCAGCACTCTTCGGGGACAACGGGACTCCAAAAAGGAGTCGCACTCTCGCATCAAGCTGTTTTCAATCAATTGGACGCGTATGGCAAGGCGTTGAACTTGACCGAGAACGATGTGATCGTGTCGTGGCTTCCGCTCTATCACGACATGGGATTGATCGCAGGTTTCATTATGCCCATTCTCTCAAGCGTTCATCTTGTCCTGCAATCGCCCTTTGACTGGGTGCGCGCGCCGTACAAGTTGATGCACGCAGTGACGAAATATCGCGGCACGCTTTCGTGGCTACCGAATTTTGCCTACAACTTCTGCACGCAAAAAATCCGCGACCGACATCTCGAAGGGGTAGATTTGTCCACGTGGCGCGCGGTGATCAATTGCTCGGAGCCTGTCCGTTCGGAGAGTCGTCTGGCTTTCTACGAGAAATTCAAATCGCGTGGATTGAAGCGCGAGGCGCTACAAACGTCGTACGCGATGGCGGAAAACGTTTTCGCGGTGACGCAAAGTCCGCTGATGGGCGAGCCAACCGTCCTTGCGGTAGATCGTGAAGCATTCATGTCGGAGCGTGTAGCCAAACTGATAGACGAAGCCAATTTGGGCGGTAATTCAAACTCGGCGATGAAAATGATGTCGTCGGGTCGCCCGTTGGAAAATGTTCAGGTGAAGGTGTTGGATGAGAATCGAAACGAATTGCCCGAACGAACGATCGGTGAACTTGCGCTCAAAAGCGATTGCATGTTGACTGGCTACTATCATCGCGACGATGCAACTCAGCAAGCCTTTCACGACGGCTGGTATTTGACAGGTGATTACGGATTTATCTCAGATGGCGAAGTGTATGTTTCAGGTCGCAAAAAGGATATGATCATCGTCGGCGGGCGGAATGTGTACCCGCAGGATTTGGAATCGCTGACGTACGAAGTGGCTGGCGTCCACGCGGGCAGATCGGTGGCGTTCGGCATGTACAATGAAGAGGAGGGCACCGAGGAAGTCGTCGTCATCGCCGAGGTGGATTCAGACGACCCAGCCGAGCAACAAAAAATAGCGGATGCGATTCGCCAGCACGTGACGAAAAACTCCGCCGTCGCCCTGCGTTACGTCAAAGCCGTGGACCCGAAATGGATTCTGAAAACATCCAGCGGCAAGACGGCGCGTTCGGCAAACAAGGAAAAATTTTTGCGTGAACTTAACGGCTGA
- a CDS encoding acyl carrier protein has protein sequence MSETMIEQIGTYLASQILKQPSRKIGADEPLISSGLIDSFSLMDVALFVEDTFGVRIEDTELNADTFDTLNQLAALIESRKK, from the coding sequence ATGTCTGAAACAATGATCGAACAAATTGGCACATATCTTGCCTCGCAAATCTTAAAACAGCCGTCACGCAAGATCGGCGCCGACGAACCGCTGATCTCCAGCGGCTTGATCGATTCGTTCAGCCTGATGGATGTCGCCTTGTTCGTCGAGGATACCTTCGGCGTCCGCATCGAAGACACTGAGTTGAACGCAGATACCTTTGACACATTGAATCAACTTGCCGCGCTGATCGAATCTCGCAAGAAATGA